The Meriones unguiculatus strain TT.TT164.6M chromosome 3, Bangor_MerUng_6.1, whole genome shotgun sequence genomic sequence tctcttttattttgttgagtctttgtgtggtttgggcaacaggaaaactgttgcttcatagagtgagtttggcaATACTCCTTATGTTTCTATATTGTGGAACAGTTTAaggaatattggtattagttcttcttgaaattctggtagaatttaggGCTAAAACCACTTAACTCACGGTTCTTTATGGTTGgcaggcttttgatgactgcttctacttccttgggattatacatttatttaaattgttaatatGATCTcgatttaactttggcaagtggtatctatcaagaaaatcatccatttcatttagattttacaaTTTTGTGACATACAGGTATTTGATGTACAATccaatgattctttggatttccttggagTCTGTTGTTAGatccccttttaatttctgattttattaatttggatattctccctTTGTATTTAAGGTAGTTTTGACTAAGggattgtctattttgttgattttctcaaaaaacaaaacagaacagctcATTGTTTTGTTGATCCTCTGTgttgttcactttgtttctattttattgatttcagccctgattttgattatttcctgcagtcaactcctcttgggtgtgtttacttctttctttctttttttttttttttgtagagctTTCAGATGAGTTGCTGAGTTGGTACTATGAActctctccactttttttttatgaaggcacagtgctatgaactttcctcttagcactactttcattgtgtcttataagtttggctatgttgtaccttcatgttaattgaattctagaaagtctttaatttctttctttctttactcctTGACCCATGTGGTCATTAACTacagagctgttcagtttccatgactttgtaggcattctattgtttctgttattgttgaagtctagtCTTAATCCACAGTGGTTTGATGGAATACACggtgttattttaaatttcttgtattttgtgAGGCTCACGTTGTGCCTGAGTACATGGTGAAGGTTCCATGATATGCTGAGAAGGtagattcttttgtgttttgatagAATGTTCTGCAGATACCTGTTAGGTCCAATTCACTCATAatattagtttcattatttctctatttaatttacatctcaatcaatctgtctattggtgagagacgtgtgttgaagtctcctattaATGTATAGGGTTCAATGCATGATATAAGCTTTAGTAATTCTcgtttacaaatatgggtgcccttgaatgtggggcatatatgttcagaactgagatgtcatcatggtcaatttttcctttgatgagtatgaagtgtccttcccatctcttttgattaattttggttgaaagtctataaCTGTCCCTGTCAATCCACAGCCCAAGGCTCTCCACCTATTGCCTGTTGCAGTGAAgtgttcttcccttcccttttgctGCTTTTGGGAATCTCCTCTCCCAGGTACCAAGACAATGGgcctaaaagtttcaaatgtacacttAGGACAAAATTTTCTGCTAATGTACTTGACTTTATTTACTATAGACACTGATAATAAAGCAAATGTATCATAACAAATGTTAAATATTGGCTCATGGGAGAGGTATGCCATTTAATCAAGTGTCAGTTTTCGGCTAAATCTGAGCCAGCAGAAAGGGTACATTGCTCTAGAATTACTTCAGAAAGATGTATTCTTCTTTTATTAAAACGAAAAAGGAAGCTTTGACTGCTTGCTGTAAATTCTTCTGTGGAAACACAAATGTGCAACATCTTGGAGTCTCTGCCTTACAGAGCTTCTCACAAGCACCCAGCTTGAAGCACTGTCCATTTTCCTGTACAaagcaaagagctcctctcaccTCTGAAGGCCACTTTGAGTTCTAACAAACTTTTTTTCAGTATTCAATGaactctgtgtctgtgtggaacagaaatattttttcttctctccccttgGAGTATTGTGAGAATAAGGAGTCTCCTCACTCAAGCCTTGTGCCTGGGGTAACACAGGAGTTATTGTTTTTCTCAATGCTTAATTCAACAACCTGGAAGATCTCTGGGGCAGTTTTGGCTTCTTCTTGAAAAAGATCTTTGAAGGTCTTTGTTCCAGCTGTGAGGCAACATTTTCTCTTAAGGGGCTGTTTTTTTCCCTAGCCTATGTAACTTTATCTTCTCCTAATGTACACATTTATTCCAATACCCTGCCAAGTCTAGGTGTTTCCTTAAAATCTACATCTAAGAGAGTTTCAAAGTGGATAGTCCCAGATGATCCAGCCTCACAgacttcttcatcttcctcctttACATCCCTCACATCAGATGATCCTGCATAGCCTAGCTATCAAAGAGTCTTGCCTTGTGGAGACCCAGATCCAGTGAGTCCAAACACTGGAGAAGGACCTCAGATAGTGGAAAACAACCCATTTCAACTCCCTTATTCTGACAGGGTCCTCCTTTTGCCTGAAATACCCCTATTATGAGACTAATTGTTCTCACTTTCCTATTTTTGCTTACAGGCTTGTGTGTTTCCTACAAAAGACAGAAAGTGTGTGGATCTGAGTGGAAGAGGAGATGAGAATGAACTGGGAGAACTAAAAAGGGGGAAATCTAatcaaatacattgtatgaaaaaacttttttcaatagaagaaaaacatagtttttaaaCTGTAGGTTATGGTGGTGaacacttgtaatctcagagccagagaaacagagacaagagaatccaTGGGGCAACCATCTGGACCTATTTGATAAGCCCCAGGTACAGGGAGAGACACTCTATCAAAACAGGAGGCTAAAGCTTCTGAAGAACAAGAGCTATTGTCTCCTGGCCTCCATGTGTACATAAACACATATCCTTCATTTGTGGACATACATAACAGCATGAACCCATTCACAAAACCACATTGTAcatcatgtatgtgtatgtaaataattttattttatttactaataATATTTCAATAAATGTAGATTGAATGAAGCAGGGGATTTTCTTGTAAGACTCTTTGAGTAAATGTGGTAAAAATAGTAAATTTAAgttcacattatttttataatcCAGAGAAATTTTAATTAGTAACAGGATTAATGCTACTCTTAAACTACTTTTGGTGACTAAGAGTAAATTAAAATGATTTCAACAGAAAGGCTTAAAAGGTCACTTTCAACAAAGAGCTTCTTTTAAGTAACCTCAACATCAAGGACACTTttattatataaagaaaaaaggagaaagagaattcGTGTGGAAATATCAGCTTAGAGTGTACAATGAACTTAAGAACTTTATAATGCTTGGCAGCACAATGtcaaaaatgtatatatgtaataacacaaattatttaaaaaatcatatgaACGTCCCCCTCTGCCGCCATGGCACCTGTGAAAAAGCTTGTCACAAGTAGggggcaaaaaaaaaagcaggtttttaattttatacttgACTGCACCCATCCTGTAGAAGATAGAATTATGGATGCTGCCAGTTTTGAGCAGGTCCTCCAGGAGAGGATCAAGGTGAAGGGGAAAGCTGAGAATCTTGGCAGAGGGGTTGTGACCATCAAATGGAGTAAGAACAAGATCACTGTCATTTCTGAGGTGCCTTTCTACAAAAGGTATTTGAAATATTTCaccaaaaaatatttgaagaacgATATTCAAGACTGCTTGTGTGTTGTTGCCAACAGCAAAGAGAATTATGGATTGCATTACTTCCAGATTAaccaggatgaagaagaggaagaggattaaGACACATTGCTGTGGAATGTTTTCTAttcattcataaataaaatttaggaaataaatcACATAAAAATCTCACTTTTCCACTTgaacaaatgaaatttaaaatgaatCTGTAGTTTAGAAAAATATTACAGTTGCTGCAACAGCATGGTACCTATACCTAGCTGAATCCCCAGTTCTGGTTGATCCCTGGACCTCTTCAGACCTCTGTGCACACCaggaatgcacacatgcatacatattggCACCAAATTCAtacatttaaatgaaaatgaatgaatcatttttaaaagaagaggaaaaagtcttttaaaaatctaGGGGCATTGTGCCTGCAAGATTTTCAGCATTCTTATTATTCTCTTATCATAACTGATTTGTATCAAAGGAGTAATTGCAGGATAGGCATTCATGACAAACTTCTGAACAGTCAGAATGAATGGGTCATACTTCCATACTAGGATTGAGGTAGATGAGATGATGAAGTCCATCCAGTATATGATCACAAAGAAAACCACCAGCAGCAAAATGGTCTGGGTGGCCCTTTTCTCAGGGGATGCTCTCAGGTGGCTGATGCTATAAAGAAGCTTGCATTGCCTCTGATGTCTGAACAGGATAATCAGCATGTATGTACTTGTGGTAATCATGACCCCTATAAGAAATACATCTCGGAAGATAGTCACTATTACAATTAATTCCTTGATTATGTAGTTCTTAGGAAATAGTGAGCAGGATTTAGTGACCTTCATCTGGTTTGTCTCACTCACATTGGTAAAACCACCAACATAGAAGATAAGTCTGCCACTGAAGGTCAAATTGAATagccaaataaagaagaaagcattgatcgtgtatttttttagtttatttttaaattttgccatCAAGGAGTTACTGGGACTGATAGTGACAGCCTGgaacacactcaggaggcaggtgatgCAGATAGAGACGCCTCTCATCACCCTGCTTATGTAAAAAATTGTCTTACATTTGAAGTCATTTTCAATGTTCAGTGACTCAAATATGTCTGTAAGCCACATGTCCCCACCAGTGAGGACCATTATTAGGTGAGCAAAGGACAGTTGACAGTAGGTCAGGTCCACAGGCTTAGGTCTGTGACGTACGATTATGAAAGTATAGATGAAAAGGAGAAACATATTGGCCAAGACTCCAAGCCCAGCTTGGAAAAGAAGGACATTCTTTAATGAGGACATTAGTGAGAAATGTATGCATCTTAAGAACACAGTTGAAGAATATTtcttatatctgaaaaaaaaattagacatcaAATTTAGAACTCCCTGGACAGTATGTCTTTATCAACATTCTATTTTCCCTACTAATTCTTGATTAACTGTCTCTTTAACTTTTGATTTTCCAGACTGTACATCATAGCCTACATTTCTATATATCTTCCATGTATCTCCTGTATAAATAGTATATAATAGCTAATAAATGCATTCCCATTCTACACAAAATGTATACTTTATTTTACCTGAGTCTCATGCTTTAGAAAATTAATCCTATATTTTACCTAACTTCCTCCTTCTGCTGTATTTATCTTCCTCATCCTTACCTAATAACCCATACATCCCCCCAATTTCTCTATCTGATTAATTGTATCACCTTTACCTTTCTCCTACAGTCACCTttatttcccttcctcctctctgcctaAGGAGCCTTGTCTTTCCCATTTCTCTCATCAGATACTTGTATTCTGATCTCTATTGCTCACATCATTACCCCTATCATGGCAATGGTTCTATTTTACTTTCCCAGTTTCCATAGTTACTACAGGCTCTATAGTCCCATCTTAAGATGTGGAGCTAGGAGCCTCCAACAAGAGAGAAGATGTGACATTAAGACGATTACTCTTTTCCACAGATTATGACAAACACGAACCTCTTGAATATGACCTATACTGATGCTGCTTGTGAATTTCTGTTTAAAAGAGATTCCTTCCCATGCAGTGGAAAACAAGGTCCCAAGTGTAATATATTGCTGGCATCCACACATTGTTTTTTTACAGCTTTACTCAACAGTCTTATCTTTAGTGATTATATAAGTCATTTGGCCCAGTTACCATGATCAATTTATTATTGAACTTATTTTGTTCAGTACATTTAAATCAGATTTGTGGTAGAGAAATAGAAAGTGACTATACTGACTCAGATTCTCGTGAGAAACAGAGTGCCCAATTATATTTTCAAGCTCATTTGCATATTCCACATATAgaaatgtgtgtatacatgtgtggaaATATTGCAGAAGCCATTGGAAAAGACCATGTTAGAACATACCCGTGAACATGACACCAGAAATcacaaattttatatttaaacttttttttttacctaaagaTCTTATTCCAGTAGAGGAATGGATTCATCCTAATCACCAGAGCCAAATATCTGATTCTCTCACCAACTCAGGTACACAGTGATgtttgatattcttttttttttttttaagtttcaagatatgggctggaaagatggatcaCTCCTTAAGAGTACCTTTAAATCTTGCAAAGTAGATTCCCAGCAATgtcatggtggctcaaaactacCAGTAACTCTAGTTCTGGGAGATCTATTGCATTCTCTGATGTGCCACACTAGtgggtacacagacatacatgaaagtGAAACCTTCATATaggtaaaacaaaagaaataaatattaaataaataaaagcgtTCTGATAATGATTAATTCAAGCCTTAGTCTCCAGATTAAAAGAACAGAAgcatttttctgattttaaagtTGGAAATGcacaaacaatatatatataatttttattaattatacatcTATAATTTATTAGTTATCACATGCAATATTAACATAAAGAGATAATAGCATAAGGAAAAGATAACaatctaaaatatattttctttcttattttaaatttattcatttattaaatttattcaatttgtatcctggctgtagctccctccctcgtctcctagtcccacccacactccatCTTCTCCTACTGGGCCCCTTCCTTACACTGCTGTTAAGGGAGGCtgtcctccacttctatctgaccctagcctattaggtctcaccagggttggctgcatcatcttcctctgtggcctggcatggttGCACCATCCCCTGAGGAAGATGATCcataaaattctaccagagaaatccttcaactgataaacaccttcaacaaagtggctggatatgaaATTAACTCTAAAGAATCGGAATCcatcctgtatataaaagacaaacagcctgagaaagaaattagggaaactacatcatttacaatagccacaaataacatgaagtaccttgatgtgactctaacaaTGCAAGTGACaaacctgtataaaaaaaaaaattcatctctgaagaaagaaattgaagaagatatcagaagatggaaagatctcccttgctcatggattggtaggattaacatagtgaaaatcgttatcctgccaaaagcaatctacagattcaatgcaattcccatcaaattaccaacacaatactttatagcacttgaaagaacaattcccaaCTTTATATGAAAAAACATAAAGACTCAGCATTGTCAAAACAATCCTGTTCAACAACAGATcgcctggaggtatctccatccctgatctcaagctgtactgcagagaaatagtaataaaaacaccatggtactggcatagaaacagaatggttgatcaatggaatcacataaaaaaaacagaaataaactcacacactatggatacttgatttttgacaaagaagccaaaactatacaatgggaaaaagacagcatcttcaacaaatgatgctggtctaattggatgtctacatgtagaaaatgcaaatagacccatatatatcaccatgcacaaaagtaaagtccaagtggatcaaagacctcaacataaaaccagacacactaaatctgttagacaaaaatgtggggaagagtcttgaccccattggcacaggagacaacttcctgaacagaacaccaacagcacaggttctaaggtcaacaatcaataatggaatctcatgaaactgaaaagcttctgtaaagcaaaggtcactgtcataagaacaaaatgacagcctgcagactgggaaaggatcttcaccaaccctacatctgacagaaggctgatatccagaatatataaagaactgaaaatgttaaacaccaataaaccaattaatccaattaaaaaatggggaacagggcttgagagatgtctcagaggtcatgagcactggcagttcttccagaggccataagtacaattcccagcaaccacatgatggctcataatgatctataatgatatctgttgccctcttctggtacataggtctacatgcagacagaaaattgtatacatgtaaaataaataaataaaactttttaaaaaatgggatacagagataaacagagaattgacaacagaggaatatcaaatgggtgagatatgcttaaagaaatgctcaacaatatccatcccctttgcctctatgaatgaggattgagcatcttacccagagtcctccttcttgattagcttctttaggtatacagatttttgaaggtttatcctatattatatgtctaatattcacttaaaagtgagtatataccatgtatgtctttctgcttctgggatacctcactcagaataatcttttttagatcccactatttgcctgcaaatttcatttgtttttaattgctgagtagtattccattgtgtaaatgtaccacattttctgtatcattcctcacatgaggggcatcttggttgtttccaggttctgactatcacaaataaagctgctacaaacatggttgaacaaatgtctttgttatattcttgagtatcttttggatatatgcctaggagtattatggctagatcttgaggtaacactattcctaattgtctgagaataggccagattgatttccaaagtggtagttgaagtttacattcccatcagcaatggaggagggttcccctttctccacatcctctccagcatgtgttatcacttgaattcttgatcttagccattttgataagtttaaggtgaaatctcagggtcattttgatttgcaatttccCTGATCGCTAAGGATGttggcatttctttaaatgtttctctgccatttgttcagaagagggagaaaaagggaacaggacaggagcctaacatagagggcttctgaataccttttgataccctgcagggtatcaaagcaaatgctgagactcataaccaaacttcaggcagagtgcagggaatcttatgaaaaaagggggagatagaacgaCCTGGATggtacaggagttccacaaggagagcaacagaaccaaaaaatatggacacaggggtgttttctgagactgatactccaagcaaggaagGATCATGGATGGcaacaacctagaacccctacacaaatgtagctcAAGGCAGCTTAGTacccaagtgggtttcttagtaaggggaataggaactgtctctgacatgaactcagtggcttgctctttgatcacctccccatcagagggtgcagacttaccaggccacagagaaagacaatgctaccagtcttgatgagacctgatagactaggatcagatggaagcagaggtggacctcccttatcagtagaataggggaggggcatgggtggagaatagggagggaggatggggctgggagaggaTGAGTGAGGAGCGCTacatgtgggatacaaagtgaacatactttaattattataaaaagttaaaaatttaattaaaaaacaaggaaatcatgaaattttcaggcaaattgtaggaactggaaaagattatattgactgaggtaacccagagaaGAAAGACACcaatagtatacactcacttataagtggatattaactaaataatataggataaacaaactaaaatctatagttctaaagaaacaacaaggaggaccctagagaagaggctgaaacctccctcagaatggcaaacaggatagacattggtagtaggagaagacaaggaacagaacaggagccttccacagcggtcctctgaaagagtacccaccagggtattgaaggcgATACTGAGagtcataggcaaactttggttAGAGTACCAGAAAAATCATGGAAGTagacagtgatagaaaagtctagaggggacaggaactccacaaggaaaacaacagagccaaaaaacctgggctcaggggagTCTGTAGAGATcaatatttcaaccaaggaccttgcatgaagaggacctagacaccctgctcagaggaagcccatagataactcagtgtccaagtaggttgcctagtaaggggaacaggagctacctctgccatgaactcagtgactggttctttgatcacctcgcacTGAGGCGTGc encodes the following:
- the LOC132652760 gene encoding putative vomeronasal receptor-like protein 4, with the protein product MSSLKNVLLFQAGLGVLANMFLLFIYTFIIVRHRPKPVDLTYCQLSFAHLIMVLTGGDMWLTDIFESLNIENDFKCKTIFYISRVMRGVSICITCLLSVFQAVTISPSNSLMAKFKNKLKKYTINAFFFIWLFNLTFSGRLIFYVGGFTNVSETNQMKVTKSCSLFPKNYIIKELIVIVTIFRDVFLIGVMITTSTYMLIILFRHQRQCKLLYSISHLRASPEKRATQTILLLVVFFVIIYWMDFIISSTSILVWKYDPFILTVQKFVMNAYPAITPLIQISYDKRIIRMLKILQAQCP
- the LOC110539466 gene encoding large ribosomal subunit protein eL22-like produces the protein MAPVKKLVTSRGQKKKQVFNFILDCTHPVEDRIMDAASFEQVLQERIKVKGKAENLGRGVVTIKWSKNKITVISEVPFYKRYLKYFTKKYLKNDIQDCLCVVANSKENYGLHYFQINQDEEEEED